In Drosophila busckii strain San Diego stock center, stock number 13000-0081.31 chromosome 3R, ASM1175060v1, whole genome shotgun sequence, the sequence TGTCATGTTTGGTGACATCGGCCATGGAGCTATAATGGCGCTCTTCGGTCTCTGGATGATACGTAAGGAGAAAGGCTTAGCTGCGCAGAAGACAGACAATGAGATTTGGAACATTTTCTTTGGTGGTCGCTACATCATCTTTCTCATGGGCGTCTTCTCCATGTATACGGGCTTCATCTACAATGATATCTTCTCCAAATCGCTCAACATATTTGGCTCACACTGGCACGTGTCCTATAATAAGTCAACTGTTTGGAACAACAAGCTGCTCCAGCTGAGTCCAAAAACCAGCGACTATGAGGGCACACCATATCCGTTTGGCATGGATCCGATTTGGCAGGTGGCGACGTCGAATAAGATTATATTCCAAAATGCCTACAAGATGAagatttcaattattttcggTGTTTGCCACATGTTATTTGGCGTCATTATGAGCTGGCACAATCACACCTATTTCCGCAACCGTCTGTCCCTCGTCTATGAGTTTATACCTCAGCTCGTCTTCTTGATTCTGCTCTTCTTCTACATGGTGCTGTTGATGTTTATCAAATGGAATCGCTATGCGGCCACCAATGAatgtaaatcatttttaacTCGCCCTTAACATTAATAAttcatatgtttgtattttcttAGTACGCTGGTCCGAGGCTTGTGCACCTTCTATTTTAATTACCTTTATTGATATGGTGCTCTTTAATGAACCCAAGAAGCCGCCTGTTGGATGTAAAACAGTCTATATGTTTTGGGGACAGCACTTTATACAAGTTGTCTTTGTGCTTGGCGCTCTTTGCTGCATTCCCGTCATGCTGTTGGGCAAACCTATGAAGATAATGCAGGCGCGCAAGCAAGCCAATGTAagtttatattcaattaacaCTTATGCAAGCTAACCTTACCTCATGTATGCACCACTCACGATTCACGCTCATGTTATTCACATccaaaattgcaaaacttaTTTGAcactattttaaattacatcaacaaccaaagcaTTAAACGTACATTAACAGAAATTCTTATAATTGCACTTCTGTTTATTTGTGCCGTGCccttgcttaacaatttataaccGAACCTAAACCCAAACACTACTAACCAAATTACCACAACCAAATGCTAAAGGAAGAGGTTAGTTAGTCGTGTAACGTCATGGCGAACCCTTCGTCAAAAATAGTTTActaatgttatttatttaaaatttaaacaggTGCAGCCTATTACTGGTTCCTCTGACGCTGAAATAGGTGGCCCTGCTGGACACGGCAATGGCGGTGGTGGTCATCATGAGGAAGAGGAAATGTCCGAGATATTCATACATCAGGGTATTCATACCATTGAGTATGTGCTTGGCTCTGTTTCCCATACTGCGTCATATTTGCGCTTGTGGGCGCTTTCGCTGGCTCATGCGCGTAAGTAACAAAGCTTCTTGCTCTAAGGACAAGtaatgatttaattttgtttacttgtaGAACTTGCCGATGTATTGTGGACCATGGTGTTGTCTATTGGTCTGCAGAAGGAGGGCTGGCTCGGTGGCATATTCTTGACTAttgtgtttgccttttgggCAATTTTAACCGTGGGCATTTTAGTGTTGATGGAGGGTCTCTCTGCTTTTCTTCACACGCTACGCTTGCACTGGTTAGTAGTTTTGGACTCTGATCTGATTCTCATTTTAAATcgaatttctttatttaacaGGGTGGAGTTCCAGAGCAAGTTCTACTTGGGTCAGGGCTATGCATTCCAGCCCTTTGCCTTTGATGCTATTATTGAAaatggcagcgctgccagcggcgAGACCGATTAAGGAATATAATACCAATTTAAAGAGGAAACAACAACCAAAGCATTTCGAGAGTCTCATCGTTTATGCACTTAATATaactaaacaaatgcatatataaacttatattgaaattaatggAATTTACATTATATGCTTAGCAATCGTtctataaatgttaaataatcgtgaatttatatatatatagctctATAATATTGTAATCATGTTCAGCATAGTCGCTTACCATATTTActgaaaaacaataataaaaaaaacgctaAAGCGCCACTCAGGcgacagcaaaaaaagaaaaacaaatctCTAAAACTTCATCAGATCATCAAGTGCTGTTATTAACTTTTGCATATTCGCTGGGTTCAACTCATAGGGCTTGAGAGCTTCAAATGCTAGTGTAGCTATATTAACACTGAGCTGATCTACTGTGCAGTAGTACATATAGTGTTCGGAAGCCAGTTGAAGCGCCAATTCCACCTGATGATTGTCCATTAGTTCATCATTAATGACAATTAGTCCAGCTTTTCCATTGTGCAATATATCCGTGCAGGTGCCAGCACCCGCATGTCCGATAATTAGATCAGCTGCTCTGATGTCTTCAATATTTGGTCGGAATGTATACTGCTCTACTTGTATCCCAAAATGATCCtcaatatatttcaattgtattTCAGTCAACGGCAAAGAGTTTCCGTGCTGCACTATAAGTTTATGGCACTGGCGTGCTTGCAGCACGCTTAGCACAGCGTGGGAGGTTAGGGAATTGATAAGGGCATCGAATCTGGTTGTTCCCACAGTCACATAAActacatttaattgcattattttaatgtgAAATTTCACTACAATTAAAATCAGCTGTATAGTTGACTGCTCGATAGATGTGGAGGTCGGCCGAAATGAAATTTTGCTGCACTGCTCATACGAACCTGTTCGTTTTTCTCTTTCTTGCCTTTTGCTCACTCACAATATTTTCTGGCAACACCAATTGACTGCAAAGGTTGtgaagtgcaacaacaaacggTTGTGCGAGAATTAATAACGCTTAACGCGACTGCTAAAACAAATGTGCAAGAGAGTCCAATTAATTGTGCGCTATTAGCAGTTAATATTTGTGTGAATTGTCAAAGCTAGTGAGTCTTTTCTGAAATTCTCTGTGTGCGAACATTGTCAAAATAGAGTTTGGCGCAAGTGAATTGGCTTAATACTATTAGCAACAATGTAAAGAATAcaaaattcttaaatattaattttttaacaaacaagcaatgcaagcaataaaacaacaacgaaacaCAAGAAATAGcgatataaacaacaacaacaacgactaAGCGCATCAGAATTTCTATTGTcggtgtgtgagtgcgtgtgtgtttgtgtgcggaCGTGCGTGCGTCTATTAGCAAATAGAAAAGTGAAATTCGGTTACTACTAttggcatttaataaaatcttGTGTCAACGGGCAACAAAGATTAAAACGAAACTGGCTCAAAACGACAAGCAGTTGTTCTTTTTAAAGAACATGGaagaagaggaggaggaggtgACCGATATAAAGCTTCAGCTCTTTCACAACACAGTACGCGAACACATTGTAAGTCTAAATACGTAGTATGTGCATGTTTTTTACGTCATAACTATGACATcaagagcaagcagcaaccGCCCATCAACCCTAAAGAATCTGTGCGGTGGCAGCTGCCgtttggctggctgactgacttttgttgttgcttttgctacaGTTACTGTTACAGCTGTACTGCTGCCACCAAAGTCAGCGTCCCGCCGCGTTGGCGTGCCGTCTCTCATATAATGTATATTATGATAGCCGTGTAGACGGTCAGGCTGATAAACAAAACAGTTGGCATAGAACCttcaattgtttatgctttgctgcttatcaGCAAAACAGCTCGAATTACAGTCTCTCATGTTAAGgcgaaatattaaataaatgttgtatatttaaaGTGCGCTGCTGTCTGCTTTCTAATTGCGGATTATACCATTTCCTGATggcttaaattacaattactaaAGCAAATTTTCATAATAACGCAACTGTTTATATCAGACCGATTGTTGCTTAAGCTTCTTTATAAAGCAAGTTGAGCTGGATTTACTTCTTTTAAAATAACAGTAAAATGAACATAGACACTGCGTCCTAACTTTCTCTTTCACACCCATGCAATTTGCGATAAATATGTTAACGTTAaacgttttgcatttttgtcttgcactcaattaattaatgttaaatattatattttaaatgcacaaattgTGCTGCTTAGAGTGAAagtattgcattttatttatattttgttcgcttgcaatttaaataaacatttacatgGCTATTGCGCAAACctgttgcaaacaaaaacaaacaaacaaaattaatttaagcaattgcacTTGTAACAATTTCAAGTGCACAGCATGTGGTCACGATTTGTGCCCAATCTTCAAAAACTACAGTCTGTATACAACAGTTGTAAACAAAGACCGttgaagcttttaattatacaGAATTTTTTAAGAGGCGCGTGACATAAGACAAATGTTTACTtgcatatatgtttatatgctgTGAATAATAAACtctttaatttgtaataataataaagaatttgtatgtaaaataattccatataacttaaaatatttaatagtatACCAACatttattagaaaataaatcaataaatttaaaaataaatgatgataaatatgtatgtcgatatcattttaatttttgaacagCTCACccaatagcaataataaatatatacatgtcTGCATGTctgctaaatataaacaatttattttgtttatgtgcacATAGGCAGGAAGAAAGCCAAACCCTTTCTCTTTGTTTCTAATCACCCCAAGTTTTAACATAACATTAACGAAAATTGAATAATGTCACAGAGTGGCGCGTAAGTGGGTCAGCAATCAATAGAGCACTACGTGTTTCgtatgcaagcaacaaattaacaacaacaacaaaataactgcttataaataatgtaGTAACCCCACCAAAAGAGAGACAGACCGAAAAAGAACAGTTCAACGTGCTCATCATTTAGTTCTATTCTACTcgtatacaaattaatttaaacttatgcatgtaaattcaagttaatatttataactctTCAAGCCTATTGCTTTGAACTTTAATGACACCTGTTTGCCGACTACATCTTTCACTTTGAAAGCGTTTTTGTTTATGGTACAAACATCTTTCACTTGAAGCAACTGCGCGAAACGCTTTGCAGTTACATTCGCCGGCTAAAATTgcttgacaacaacaaaaacagcaacagcaaatggccCACACGCGGTCTATGCAAACGCTATTTATAGCCAAGTTATGCGTCTCATTGCATGTTGGCGTCTTTTTGGGTGTCTCCTCATCTCGCGTTGCGAGTTCATGACAAGTCATTGACTTTGCTGCATTTGGTCAATTGCATGCATTTTGGCATAACCACAATTCTACGTAGAACTCGTTGTCGCTTGCCACAGTACGCTACAAAAGTATGTCGATGCTtgcgtttatttaaaaacacgTTTGTAACATTTGGTATGAGTTGAATGGAAATTgcgaataataaattttagtctaatattcttaaaaatatttgtagatatatgacaaaagcaaaaacaagcagctgTAAGTCACTAACATAAGTAGTAACAACATTTTAAGAACTGAAATTTcgtaaaacatttttgcttttcatacgAGTTCCCCGATGTgcgttatatttttatatttgttttaagaGTTGTGCAGATCCATTAAAAGTCAAGACTATGTAGTTAAGATTTGagcataagtttatttttaagtatcacgcttttaaatagttaaaattttaGTACAATTAAATAGGTCAGTTTTTGTAAGCGCAGAACacaatgaaaagcaaagcagaagtatttttagctttttttgtATACTATATTCAGAAGTTATGTATGCTTAAATGTGGAAATAAAATTCGTAgttctttatttttagtttctttcaatatattttaatttttatatgcgttTGCAATCATGCACACACTTTTGTAGTCTACTGTATTCATACTTATGTATGAGTGTTTGCATCTGCATGTGCAATCTTTGGTATTTGACTCGTCATCCCGGTTTGCCAACAACTACACCAATAAATACaactgcatatatttttaaattgttatctGTCGTAGTACATTAACCATTAACTTATTGTACTGCTTACCaatatgtgttttttttttcattaaaagcaaagcatattaaagcttttattcCTGGTAGTTATTTATGCGATTACACGTTTCCATTTAGTATATATGCGCTTAAGTTGACACTAAACTTTAGTGTAGTATGTGctcattcatatttatataattatatagcataTTCTACATAGCTCTAGACACGTGTATATGTCAGACTCTGGATGTGCATTTTTCTTATCTCTTTACTGGAATATGTGCTCAAGTTCAACAAAGCTGCTactgagttttattttaacagaAAGATAGAATTctttctaaaaataaactatggTGTTGAAGGTCATAGACAGACGTTTATGCGTATTAAATTAAGTTCATTTATGAACTTCGCTTCCATTTTATTCGTAGTACATATATCTGTTacttatttataacaaataaaatggcaaGCAATCAATTCTTCAAGTGATTGAATGATTTGTTTAAACAGCAGACATAGATACACAtccgtatatatatttaaatgacgTATTTATACAGCAAAcagttaataattaaattctagctgcagcaaacacaaaacaatGCTTGCTGAAAATACGacatgtgtataaataaattgttttgtttttcgttaACACatgtacatttttaaatttaattattatcgttgttgttcttgttaatggcgttgattttcttttcttgtttTTCTGCGCTAGtcataacataaaaaaatacttatattaATGATAAATATACCTACAtcatttggcttttgttgtttttttgcgAAGCGCAGAAAGCAATGACGTGTGCCAATAaatttttgtctattttttgTTCGAAAGTTTTGTTTACCCAGCTTACTTGATAAAGCGCGTTTTtcctttatttcttttgccaAACGCAGCTGCATACTTGTCTTCAATGGTAGAAAGTGATAAGCGctatcaaaaatttaattgaactttataaataaaaatataatgtcTAGAGTGCGCATTTGAATGACATTATGTACGTTTATCTGAAACTATAATAAACTGCTATTAAGCGTTAAATCTAATTGTcctacatgcatataaatatatacgtaGTATGTCTGCTATATGAATTCTCAATGAACTTCGCTGCTGTAGTTCCCGACTGCTGATAAGGGCGAGTGCTATAAATTGACGAAAAAGTTAACCTTTGAACACACTAGCTTATTGTTTGATAAGAAAAATGGTTAATCATCAGCGGTATTGACAAAAGCCTATTGTGACCAAGTGGCATTTAATTGGGGATTATTTGACTCTGTAGAAACTCTGTACAATAGTCTTATAGTTTAGTAGAATGATATATTAACCAGAGACTTAAAAGAATTCATTCAGTAGTGAATGAGTCGACTGAAATTCAATTCTTAAATGCATCAAGAATGTATCTAAGCTAATCAAATTCAGCtagcaaacagacaaaaaatatctaaactcaatataaattaaattcaaaactgaattaatttttatattgatgaTTGTCTTGACAGAGCTAAACTTGATTGATTTCAGTCTTAatagaataaattattttaaaacaactCAAGATGCAACTTTCTATGGAATACATAAACGCTTTGATCTACTGTCTATGTACAAAGTCTTACATTGTCGGCTGAGACCGACTTATCATTATGAATTTCAATAAGTTTCTACTTTACAAAAGCTGacactaaacaaaaatttcaatgcgcgagaaattttaagctaaattagttttaaattagttaattcaTTAAAGTAATGCGCGTGCTAACTAACAATGACCTTgaatactaaaaataacaattgacATCGGAATGAAGCTGAAAACAaactttacaaaaaaatactcATTATATTTTTCAGCAGATTTCACTTCTCATTTCAGTTCTAATTAATCAAAcctttatgttttaaatagtAGTTTAAACTTATGTTATTTGTCATTCAAATCTAGCAAATTCTTATGGCTTTGTTTAGACAgttgtgtaaataaacaaagaccAAGTATAACAAAAGAAAGGAAATAAATCGCttattctaattttattttcttcttgcTCTTATTGCAGATATTACTGTTGCTTATCATATTGCTCTATCTGAGCTCCTATGTAATCGTGTCGCGTTTTCGACGTCGTGATCGCGATGATCTCTACTCGAATGATGAAGACGAGGTGCTGGTCTATCGCATAAGGTATGTACAACAACCTGCTGAACTATTTATAAACCCAAAACAAGTTGCTATTGCAGTctgcttattttgtttttattttttctcttaATTCTttcagcttttggctttgcacaTTTACATTGGCCGTGGCCGAGGGCGCGGCCATGCTGCTGCCCGTGTCTATTGCTAGCAACgaggtgctgctgctatatCCCAATAGCTACTATGTCAAATGGCTTAACAGCTCATTAATACAAGGCAAGTTTAGCTAGCCATAAGCTATATTAAGTGGGacaatatttagttaaatgctacaaaaaaatatatattaaaaaagtatttgaaaatgagttaagcaaaataattaaaaataaatgttcttaaagaagtaaaaatattatataatccGAGTGATAAGCAAACTGAATTTGTTGGCAAGGATTGGGAATAACAAATCagttattaatagttaaaaaaaaaaaaataaagtacattgctacattttttatttcaattaattttaagggAATACTTTCCTAGGTTCACCCTTAAATATAAGATAAAAAGTCTTTTTAATCAATGAAAATTAAGCACTTTGAAAAGTTTTACTGCTAccatttttcatttaacaaaGTCTGAgtacataaaaatgaaatatttaagcttataaaatgCGCTAGAAatatcttttaaaataaatactaatctaacattgaaatgtttttgtttttgcaggaCTCTGGAATCATGTATTCCTCTTCTCCAATCTGTCGCTCTTCGTTTTCTTGCCCTTTGTCTATCTATTCTCCGAATCGACTGGATTTGTGGGCCACAAAAAAGGAATATTAGCGCGGGTGTATGAAACCTTTACAGTATTCATATTAATGGCCATTATAGTGCTGGTACTAACTGCCGTACTGAGCGCAGTGTTTGGCATTGAAAAGTTTCAATTCTTTTGGTTTCTAAGTGAGTACAAACTAATGAATTGCAATGACTGCACCTagataattataaataacaatggCTAATTTCCGCTTTTCTCTTTACGCTTCACAGACTTGGGCAGCGTGCATCTGCCGTTCCTTTATTCATGCGTTTCATTTCTGGGCGTAATGCTAATGCTGAGTAAGTGCCAACATGACAATTGCgatatgtatactatatatttaatgcaaattaattttccgTATCGATCTGAGCAATGTACTTGTCTATATAGGCCAACTGTTGTGGATTGTGCTCACGCGCCTTGGCCACGCTCTGCTCAAAGAGCTCGGAGTCATTCAGACGCTTGTAGGCATTAGCCCGGTAGAGCCAAGCACGCAGATTTGTCTCCTGCAGTTTATCCAGCACATACTGGCAGTCCACCAAGGCGCGTTTGTAATTGCGCAGTCTGTAAAAAGTTCAAGCAACTGTCATTATCTCTGGACTTAATTAAATGAAGAGCTCTCAACTCACCTAATATAGCACAAGGCGCGATTGTTATAAGTAATAGCACTATCCTTAACACGCTCCACTGCCTTGTTGTAGTGTAGTATGGCCTTCTCATAATTGCCCTTACGAAAAGCCTCATTACCTTGACTATAGAACATATTTAGCAGTAGTATAAAGTcttaagctatttttaaaagcatcacctgcgctgctgctcagcttcaTTTTCGCGCTTGGCACGCGCCTGAGCACGATCATTGGCATCACGCTCTACCTCGCGCATGAAGCTTGCCTGATCTGTTGTGGCACCATGTCCAGGCGGCGGCTTCTCTGGCGTGTCACGCTTGTTGATTAAGGTGCGATCCTCGCGCACCTTCAGGCTGACGTTGTTCACATCAAGTTTCTCAAAGTCTTCTAGAGTTTTAACTTTGGTTTGAGTTTGTTCTTCGGTGAGCGCATCGCCGCCTTCTTTCAATATCGCCTCAATCTGTTGTAGCGTATTTTCAAAATCTGTAAAGTCGTCCAATGGTGCTTCCTGCGACATTTTCAAGGCagtattgaattaaatgtttgACTGATATAAGTTTGCTCggtttgaaaattgtttatcgtttatttatattgacaCCATGGCAACCCACTAATGCTTAgcttgcttgttttatttacagtttgtACGCCGTATGGCTTTGTGCGTCTGTTTGGCGTTGTCAACCAAGTGCTGGTGcgtccgctgctgctgcgcgatGTGAACGAAGAGTACAGCGCCTTCTACATGGAGGAAGCCAGCGTTAAGCGTAAGTTGGCCAACATTGAGCTGCAAAACGTTAGCATTTTGGATGCTACCAATGGTCATCGTCTGACCAATGGACATGCGCGTCGCTTTGCGGCGGAGCCTCTGCTGTCGCATATATATCAACGCAAGAATTTGGGCAGTGATTCAGTTGAAGCGCATCAACTGCTAAACGATAGACTGAAAGAGCTTTATAGCGAACGCAAGGAGCTCGACAAACTACGAAAATCAAGCACATTTCAACGCACATTTGTTTATCCGCTGGccatgctgttgctgctcttctGCACCGCAGTCACCATTTTGCTGGTGGTGCAGAATACGCTGGAGCTGCTTATTGGCATCAAGGCATTGCCGCTGAGCACAAGAGTGAGTTTCGATAGCATGTtagtaagcaaaaatattagttttgTATCTTTTAGCAATTTACTTTGGGCATCTCATCGCTGTCTAAGCTGGGACCCTTTGGCGCAGGACTGGAGGTTTGCCTGATCTTTTATTTGGGTGCCACTTCCATTGTGGGCTTCTATAGCATGCCCTTTATGAGAAATGTGCGGCCCAAGCGCCGGCAGACATCGCTGCCACAGCTTATGTTAAATTGTGGATTCATGCTTGTGTTGTCCTCGGCGCTGCCCTTGCTAAGCAGAATTATAGGTACAATGCGATTGAGCTTATATTAGCTAAAACTATTACTAATTACTGTGTTGTTTTTACAGGCATAACAAACTTTGATCTGCTGGGTGACTTTGGCGCCATCGAATGGCTGGGCAACTTTCAAATTGTACTGCTGTATAATCTTGTCTTTGGCACTACCACAGCGCTCtgcttggcaaacaaatttacgGCAACAGTGCGGCGAGAGCTGCGTGCACGGTTAGTGGAGAACTATGTGCTCTTTACTAACTACATAAGCTTCATCAACTGATATTTAAGACAGCGAGGAGACAAGTCCGCCTTCAGTCAGCACAAGCGTTACGCTTACCAGCTGTTAAGGAGCTTTGTCGACTCGCCACTAGAGagtttaactaatttaaatgccaagtACCATAATCTTAGTCGTAACAGGAGTCGCAATACCACCGCTAGTCGCCAGTCGAATCAGATGGACTGTTGAGATATGGATAATGTTTTGGAGCATCTGTAGTACCAGACATTGTTATATATACCTACATATAGTTATACATAATATACTTATAGATGCTTTTAAGCAGAACTGATACTGATTTACATTTTGCGCTCtatattgttgtaatttatatgcagGCATTTTGCTTCATTGTCTAGGTGTAGCATTTACTATATTACGTGTatgcttgcatatttaattgcgGCTCaatatgtatttgtgttgtAAATTGTGTATAGGCcacaatttatcaattttaagcgtgtttatttttaattcgaAGCGATATTTATTCAGAgactttgtatttatttcatctatatattatttttacatatgtttaatattatttttactttaacatacacttatattttattatacaatgTTCCTTATATAGCGCTAATACTACGCTAGAGCGCTACTCATCATTTTAACTTCTACTAAAACAAATCACAATCATCccatacatatattcaaataaatataatgtgaTACAGTTTAATAAATGCGTTTTAAAAATAGATTAAAGCTGCTTTTTCATTATTCATTCGCGCATGTATTCATTgatttttaaagttaaacttatttaatttttggatTATTTTACTTTCAGCCTGACTGCGCTTTTCTTGCTGGCGTAACATTATAATtaagaaaaatcaattatCTGTGAtgtaaataatcataaaataaactttatttaaagacttctgaatttaattatttctaacGTACttgtctatctatctatcgATAGATAGTGCCGGCGAATAATCGGGATTAAAAAGAGAGTCTTTCAAGTATGTTGCCGGACTACTCGCACTGATTAACAACACAGTATCATCTACGTggcaattgtattaaaaaaaaaaccgttaGCCAACACTAtattaagcaaacttttgcagcaCTAATTTGTACAGCcctttattttttcttagtGGCGTCGTTTTTTGTATTAGTTATCTCGTAATTTAACGTATAACACTAAAAGAATGCTAAGTCGCAAGCGTCGCGCCAGCTCTATATCGAGCCGGCAAGACGAGGATCCGCTGTTACTCGACGACTCAACACCCGAACAGTCGCCGGTGCAGCAGACGACACAATCGGCGCGAAAAAAGAGACGCTTGGACCCTGCAGAATTATGTCAACAGCTGTACGACTCGATAAGGAACATCAAGAAAGACGATGGGTCCATGCTATGCGATACGTTTATAAGAGCGCCAAAGCGCCGGCAGGAACCGAGCTACTATGACGTGGTTGTCAATCCCATAGACTTGCTTAAGGTGCAGCAGAAACTAAAAACAGACTCCTATGACGATTTGTATGACATGATGAACGACCTGGAACTGCTAATAAGCAACGCCAAGGCTTTCTACAAGCCAGACTCAGCGGAATACAGGGATGCATTGACATTCTGGCAACATATACAGGCGCAGCGTCACCGCATAATGGAAGCCAATGGCTTTGCAGAGGAGGAGCCACGTGCTAAGCGTGCACCGCGCAATACACGCCGGTTGACAACCAGCACAGAGCCAGGTGCTGGAGATCTTGACGATGATTGCAATCAGTATGAAGAGTTATTTGCAGCGGTCATGACAGCAACAGATCCAATGGGCGATAGGTCCATGCATCGCATGTTCCAACTGCTGCCGTCCAAGAAAATATATCCGGACTATTACGATGTTATAGAGCATCCCATTGACCTGCGTCTGATTGCCactaaaatacaaatgaatgcATACTCCTCGTTGGTGGAAATGGAACGCGACTTGTTGCAGATGACAAAGAACGCGTGTTTGTTTAATGAGCCGGGCTCGCAGATCTATAAAGATGCCAAATCGCTGAAGCGTGTTTTTACGCAGCGACGCATTGAGCTGGAGACAGGCAAAGGCAAGCCGGCTAGACGCATCAAGAGCTTGTC encodes:
- the LOC108603501 gene encoding V-type proton ATPase 116 kDa subunit a isoform X1; this translates as MGSLFRSEEMALCQLFLQSEAAYACVSELGELGLVQFRDLNPDVNAFQRKFVNEVRRCDEMERKLRYLEKEIKKDGIPMLDTGESPEAPQPREMIDLEATFEKLENELREVNQNAEALKRNFLELTELKHILRKTQVFFDESVPMVYKSSAHHSSHKYRRYLQMADNQNEDEQAQLLGEEGVRASQPGQNLKLGFVAGVISREKLPAFERMLWRACRGNVFLRQAMIESPLEDPTSGDQVYKSVFIIFFQGDQLKTRVKKICEGFRATLYPCPEAPADRREMAMGVMTRIEDLNTVLGQTQDHRHRVLVAAAKNLKNWFVKVRKIKAIYHTLNLFNLDVTQKCLIAECWVPLLDIETIQLALRRGTERSGSSVPPILNRMQTFENPPTYNRTNKFTKAFQALIDAYGVASYREMNPAPYTIITFPFLFAVMFGDIGHGAIMALFGLWMIRKEKGLAAQKTDNEIWNIFFGGRYIIFLMGVFSMYTGFIYNDIFSKSLNIFGSHWHVSYNKSTVWNNKLLQLSPKTSDYEGTPYPFGMDPIWQVATSNKIIFQNAYKMKISIIFGVCHMLFGVIMSWHNHTYFRNRLSLVYEFIPQLVFLILLFFYMVLLMFIKWNRYAATNELRWSEACAPSILITFIDMVLFNEPKKPPVGCKTVYMFWGQHFIQVVFVLGALCCIPVMLLGKPMKIMQARKQANEEVQPITGSSDAEIGGPAGHGNGGGGHHEEEEMSEIFIHQGIHTIEYVLGSVSHTASYLRLWALSLAHAQLADVLWTMVLSIGLQKEGWLGGIFLTIVFAFWAILTVGILVLMEGLSAFLHTLRLHWVEFQSKFYLGQGYAFQPFAFDAIIENGSAASGETD
- the LOC108603501 gene encoding V-type proton ATPase 116 kDa subunit a isoform X2; translated protein: MGSLFRSEEMALCQLFLQSEAAYACVSELGELGLVQFRDLNPDVNAFQRKFVNEVRRCDEMERKLRYLEKEIKKDGIPMLDTGESPEAPQPREMIDLEATFEKLENELREVNQNAEALKRNFLELTELKHILRKTQVFFDESVPMVYKSSAHHSSHKYRRYLQMADNQNEDEQAQLLGEEGVRASQPGQNLKLGFVAGVISREKLPAFERMLWRACRGNVFLRQAMIESPLEDPTSGDQVYKSVFIIFFQGDQLKTRVKKICEGFRATLYPCPEAPADRREMAMGVMTRIEDLNTVLGQTQDHRHRVLVAAAKNLKNWFVKVRKIKAIYHTLNLFNLDVTQKCLIAECWVPLLDIETIQLALRRGTERSGSSVPPILNRMQTFENPPTYNRTNKFTKAFQALIDAYGVASYREMNPAPYTIITFPFLFAVMFGDIGHGAIMALFGLWMIRKEKGLAAQKTDNEIWNIFFGGRYIIFLMGVFSMYTGFIYNDIFSKSLNIFGSHWHVSYNKSTVWNNKLLQLSPKTSDYEGTPYPFGMDPIWQVATSNKIIFQNAYKMKISIIFGVCHMLFGVIMSWHNHTYFRNRLSLVYEFIPQLVFLILLFFYMVLLMFIKWNRYAATNELRWSEACAPSILITFIDMVLFNEPKKPPVGCKTVYMFWGQHFIQVVFVLGALCCIPVMLLGKPMKIMQARKQANVQPITGSSDAEIGGPAGHGNGGGGHHEEEEMSEIFIHQGIHTIEYVLGSVSHTASYLRLWALSLAHAQLADVLWTMVLSIGLQKEGWLGGIFLTIVFAFWAILTVGILVLMEGLSAFLHTLRLHWVEFQSKFYLGQGYAFQPFAFDAIIENGSAASGETD